Proteins encoded within one genomic window of Bacillus thuringiensis:
- a CDS encoding DsbA family protein: protein METKQDNLIYVWDAYCGWCYGFSESIKGFYKNHTEMPLTVLCGGLFLDNLPMKNFSYIEEGNKRINQLTGAEFGPSYQKLVEEGTFKMNSKDAAIGFSALRSLAPDRLLEFTSAMQKAFYYEGQSLSDPETYRKIAIEHGLDPEQVLDRLNAQETVIDVQNDFNKVRQLGVNSYPSLLLQKDNQIIPIGGGVMTPDKIEARFKSLY, encoded by the coding sequence ATGGAGACGAAACAAGATAACCTTATTTATGTATGGGACGCTTATTGTGGATGGTGCTATGGCTTTTCAGAAAGTATTAAAGGGTTTTACAAAAACCACACTGAAATGCCGTTAACCGTTTTATGTGGAGGTTTATTCTTAGATAATTTACCAATGAAAAATTTCTCATATATAGAAGAGGGAAATAAAAGAATTAATCAACTCACAGGTGCAGAATTTGGTCCTTCATATCAAAAATTGGTGGAAGAAGGTACTTTTAAAATGAATTCGAAAGATGCTGCAATTGGTTTTTCAGCATTACGCTCATTAGCTCCAGACCGTTTGTTAGAATTCACTTCGGCTATGCAAAAAGCGTTTTATTATGAGGGACAAAGTCTAAGTGATCCTGAGACATATCGTAAGATTGCAATCGAGCATGGTTTGGACCCTGAACAAGTATTAGACCGCTTAAACGCTCAAGAAACAGTAATAGATGTCCAAAATGATTTCAATAAAGTTCGACAGCTTGGTGTTAATAGTTATCCTTCATTACTTTTACAAAAGGATAATCAAATTATTCCTATTGGTGGCGGGGTAATGACGCCAGATAAAATCGAAGCACGTTTTAAAAGTTTATATTAA
- a CDS encoding MBL fold metallo-hydrolase, protein MFKTIDTNQKDIKLTVFSSDEKSFMVTATLVEKAGHAFLINSKFTQSDSKEIIDYLKKNNLSLDKIFIIHGDPDYYFGLESIKAAYPEAIAYATESTVEHIAHSVLGKLKVWKDALGENAPSNVVLPQVFKEKSIDFQELTFELVGLDNYRTSLFNRELKLLIGGIDVFNEIHLFLADTSSKAAMEAWIENLRVLQALQADVIVPSHGSIEKSLDNQAITATMDYLRTAIQASEESKNSNDFVAKLDAAYPGYTNKGVLELSAKVVTKEMPWG, encoded by the coding sequence ATGTTTAAAACAATCGATACAAATCAAAAAGATATAAAATTGACGGTGTTTAGTTCAGACGAAAAAAGTTTCATGGTCACTGCAACCTTAGTTGAGAAAGCAGGACATGCATTTTTAATAAACTCAAAATTTACTCAGTCTGATTCGAAAGAAATAATTGATTATCTGAAAAAAAATAACTTATCTCTAGATAAAATCTTTATTATTCATGGGGATCCAGACTACTACTTTGGATTAGAGAGCATTAAAGCTGCTTATCCAGAAGCTATAGCGTATGCTACAGAGTCTACGGTTGAACATATTGCTCATTCTGTATTAGGGAAATTGAAAGTTTGGAAAGATGCACTTGGAGAAAATGCACCAAGTAATGTGGTATTACCTCAAGTGTTTAAGGAAAAATCTATTGATTTTCAGGAACTAACATTTGAACTAGTAGGCTTAGACAATTACAGAACTAGCTTATTTAACAGAGAACTGAAATTATTAATTGGTGGTATAGATGTATTTAACGAAATCCATCTATTCTTAGCAGATACTAGTTCAAAAGCAGCGATGGAGGCATGGATTGAGAACTTGAGAGTGTTACAAGCATTACAAGCTGACGTAATTGTACCTAGCCATGGATCAATTGAAAAATCATTAGATAATCAAGCGATTACTGCAACTATGGATTATTTAAGAACTGCAATTCAAGCTTCTGAGGAAAGTAAGAATTCAAACGATTTTGTAGCAAAACTTGATGCAGCATATCCAGGCTATACAAATAAAGGTGTATTAGAATTAAGTGCAAAAGTTGTAACAAA